Proteins co-encoded in one Streptomyces sp. JH34 genomic window:
- a CDS encoding tetratricopeptide repeat protein, with amino-acid sequence MSLPKTLAEDVARNLVMVARLIDEDPEQAYAYSRIALRLASRVAAVREAAGFAAYATQKYSEALAEFRASRRMTGSVELWPVMADCERGLGRPERAMAMAGEPEVQKLDKAGQVEMRLVAAGARRDMGQIDAAIVTLQSSELASSAVHSWTPRLRYAYADALLEAGREDEAREWFGKALEADKDGATDASDRLAELDGVEFVDALGDDDENSGAAAEVRATDAHDTDEDADDEDDDADDEDGPAKV; translated from the coding sequence ATGAGCCTGCCGAAGACCCTGGCCGAGGACGTCGCACGGAACCTCGTCATGGTCGCCCGACTCATCGACGAGGACCCCGAGCAGGCCTACGCCTACTCGCGTATCGCCCTTCGGCTGGCGTCCAGGGTGGCCGCCGTGCGTGAGGCCGCGGGCTTCGCCGCGTACGCCACCCAGAAGTACTCCGAGGCGCTCGCCGAGTTCCGGGCGTCCCGTCGCATGACCGGTTCCGTCGAACTGTGGCCCGTCATGGCCGACTGCGAGCGTGGCCTCGGCCGCCCCGAGCGTGCCATGGCCATGGCCGGTGAGCCCGAGGTCCAGAAGCTGGACAAGGCCGGCCAGGTCGAGATGCGTCTCGTCGCCGCGGGTGCCCGCAGGGACATGGGACAGATCGACGCCGCGATCGTCACCCTGCAGAGCTCCGAGCTGGCGTCCAGCGCTGTCCACTCCTGGACTCCGCGCCTGCGGTACGCCTACGCCGACGCTCTCCTCGAGGCGGGCCGTGAGGACGAGGCCCGTGAGTGGTTCGGCAAGGCCCTGGAGGCCGACAAGGACGGCGCGACCGACGCGTCCGACCGGCTGGCCGAACTCGACGGTGTGGAGTTCGTCGACGCGCTCGGCGACGACGACGAGAACAGCGGCGCCGCCGCCGAAGTCCGTGCCACCGACGCGCACGACACCGACGAGGACGCGGACGACGAGGACGACGACGCGGACGACGAGGACGGGCCCGCGAAGGTCTGA
- a CDS encoding DUF1015 domain-containing protein, with the protein MNTSGPAAGQGLRLIPFRALRYVPEQVGSLAAVTSPPYDVVVRPDGLHHLESADPHNIVRLILPQAGTAAARHRQAADTLKRWLAEGVLAADPVPALYVYEQRAGDTLQRGVIGALALSPASEGVVLPHEDVMDDVVEDRADLMRAAAAHLEPLLLSYAGDGGPSGATAVIERVVERLPLLTTTTEDGVDHRLWAVTDPMERAEVESDLSHRQALIADGHHRWATYLRLQQEQSAPGPWDFGLVLLVDTARYPLRVRAIHRLLHRLPVAEALRALDGLFRVRSVEGPLPQALDALGAAAAEGNAFLLAGDGGFHLIDHADGELLARTVRADRPAAWRALDATVLHSALLDDVWKVPDAPEHIAYIHAAEAAVEQAERHGATAVLMHPVREDVVRDLARQGVTMPRKSTSFGPKPATGLVLRSLDLDRGTPASRTPRTEP; encoded by the coding sequence ATGAACACATCCGGGCCCGCCGCAGGCCAGGGGCTGCGGCTGATCCCCTTCCGCGCACTGCGGTACGTCCCCGAGCAGGTCGGCAGCCTCGCGGCGGTGACCTCACCCCCGTACGACGTCGTCGTGCGGCCCGACGGCCTCCACCACCTGGAGTCCGCGGACCCGCACAACATCGTGCGGCTGATCCTCCCGCAGGCCGGCACGGCCGCCGCGCGGCACCGGCAGGCGGCCGACACTTTGAAGCGCTGGCTGGCGGAGGGCGTCCTCGCCGCGGACCCGGTGCCCGCTCTCTACGTGTACGAACAGCGGGCCGGTGACACCCTGCAGCGCGGTGTGATCGGGGCCCTGGCACTCTCCCCAGCGTCGGAGGGTGTCGTGCTGCCGCACGAGGACGTCATGGACGACGTCGTGGAGGACCGCGCCGACCTGATGCGCGCCGCGGCCGCCCATCTCGAGCCCCTGCTCCTCAGCTACGCGGGCGACGGCGGGCCGAGCGGCGCGACGGCCGTGATCGAGCGGGTGGTGGAGCGCCTCCCGCTCCTCACCACGACGACCGAGGACGGTGTCGACCACCGTCTGTGGGCCGTCACCGATCCCATGGAGCGGGCGGAGGTCGAGTCCGACCTGTCCCACCGCCAGGCCCTGATCGCCGACGGCCACCACCGCTGGGCCACGTATCTGCGCCTGCAGCAGGAGCAGTCGGCCCCCGGTCCCTGGGACTTCGGTCTCGTACTGCTCGTCGACACGGCCCGATACCCGCTGCGCGTCCGCGCCATCCACCGTCTCCTGCACCGCCTTCCGGTCGCCGAGGCGCTTCGCGCCCTGGACGGCCTCTTCCGTGTCCGGTCCGTCGAGGGGCCGCTGCCCCAGGCCCTCGACGCTCTCGGGGCCGCCGCTGCGGAGGGCAACGCCTTCCTCCTCGCGGGCGACGGTGGGTTCCACCTCATCGACCACGCGGACGGAGAGCTGCTCGCCCGAACGGTCCGCGCCGACCGGCCGGCGGCATGGCGCGCGCTGGACGCGACCGTGCTGCACTCGGCGCTCCTCGACGACGTGTGGAAGGTCCCCGACGCCCCGGAGCACATCGCCTATATCCATGCGGCGGAAGCGGCGGTCGAGCAGGCGGAACGCCATGGCGCCACAGCCGTGCTGATGCACCCCGTGCGCGAGGACGTGGTCCGGGACCTGGCCAGACAGGGCGTCACGATGCCCCGCAAGTCGACCTCGTTCGGCCCGAAGCCGGCGACGGGGCTGGTCCTGCGGAGTCTGGACCTCGACCGAGGCACACCAGCATCGCGAACTCCTCGTACGGAGCCCTGA
- a CDS encoding HAD hydrolase-like protein, with translation MSQQYRSRPLGSDVALSEAYDTALLDLDGVVYAGGHAIVHAVESLGTAREGGMHLAYVTNNALRTPDAVAEHLTELGVPADAADVITSAQAVARLMADQLPSGARVLVVGGEGLRVALRERGLVPVESADDDPVAVAQGFGGPDLPWGRFAEAAYAISRGAVWFASNTDLTIPGARGIAPGNGAAVEVVRIATGAEPQVAGKPLPPMHRETVLRTGAKRPLVVGDRLDTDIEGAFNGGVDSLLVLTGVTDAAQLIAAEPRYRPTYVDRDLRGLLTGQPEVSEEGDGFRCGGWTAAVREEALVLDGEGDAIDGLRALCAAAWTHAGEGTCDLDAQKAVARLDL, from the coding sequence ATGAGTCAGCAGTACAGGTCCCGGCCGTTGGGGAGCGACGTCGCGCTGAGCGAGGCGTACGACACGGCCCTGCTCGACCTCGACGGGGTGGTGTACGCGGGCGGACACGCGATCGTCCACGCCGTCGAATCGCTGGGCACCGCCCGTGAGGGCGGCATGCATCTGGCGTATGTGACGAACAACGCCCTGAGGACGCCGGACGCGGTGGCCGAACACCTGACGGAACTCGGAGTTCCGGCCGACGCCGCCGATGTGATCACGTCGGCGCAGGCGGTGGCCCGGTTGATGGCCGATCAGCTGCCGTCCGGGGCCAGGGTGCTCGTGGTCGGCGGTGAGGGGTTGCGGGTCGCGCTGCGCGAGCGCGGGCTGGTGCCGGTGGAGTCGGCGGACGACGATCCGGTCGCCGTGGCGCAGGGGTTCGGCGGGCCCGACCTGCCGTGGGGCCGGTTCGCCGAGGCCGCGTACGCCATCTCGCGCGGAGCCGTGTGGTTCGCGTCCAACACCGACCTGACGATCCCGGGCGCCCGGGGCATCGCGCCCGGCAACGGTGCGGCCGTGGAGGTCGTACGCATCGCGACCGGGGCCGAACCGCAGGTCGCCGGCAAGCCGCTGCCGCCGATGCACCGGGAGACCGTGCTGCGGACGGGGGCGAAGCGGCCGCTGGTCGTCGGGGACCGGCTGGACACCGACATCGAGGGCGCGTTCAACGGCGGCGTGGACTCGCTGCTCGTCCTCACCGGCGTGACCGACGCGGCCCAGCTGATCGCGGCCGAACCCAGGTACCGCCCGACCTATGTGGACCGGGACCTGCGGGGTCTGCTCACCGGTCAGCCCGAAGTGTCGGAGGAGGGCGACGGGTTCCGCTGCGGAGGCTGGACGGCCGCGGTGCGCGAGGAGGCGCTCGTGCTGGACGGCGAGGGTGACGCGATCGACGGGCTGAGGGCCCTGTGCGCGGCGGCGTGGACACACGCGGGTGAGGGCACGTGCGATCTGGACGCGCAGAAGGCCGTGGCCCGGCTCGACCTGTAG
- a CDS encoding iron chelate uptake ABC transporter family permease subunit, which yields MKATQDTTKTVHAVRTAGGLSFRVDARALVVIALLAAAAAFAAVVLIGSGDYAMSPGQVVTTLLGDGTFQQEFIVTELRLPRVLVGLLVGAALGVGGAVFQSVSRNPLGSPDVLGFGQGSAVGALIVIVLFQGGPSEVAAGAVAGGMLTGAAVYLLAWKRGVHGYRLVLVGIGAAAMLTAAIHYLITKANLVDATRAVVWMTGSLDGRDWAQVWPLLAVCCVLIPLVLGHGRALRMIEMGDDAAHALGVRVERTRLVLLSCAVLLVAVATAAAGPIVFVSLSAPQVARRLTRAPGPNLAAAAATGAALLLVADWTAMNAFGDRQLPVGVVTGVLGGCYLLWLLVAERRAGRI from the coding sequence GTGAAGGCCACGCAGGACACCACGAAGACGGTCCACGCCGTACGGACGGCCGGCGGGCTCTCGTTCCGGGTGGACGCGCGGGCGCTCGTCGTGATCGCGCTGCTCGCCGCGGCGGCGGCCTTCGCCGCGGTCGTGCTGATCGGCAGCGGCGACTACGCCATGTCACCCGGACAGGTCGTCACCACCCTGCTCGGCGACGGAACGTTCCAGCAGGAGTTCATCGTCACGGAGCTACGCCTGCCCAGGGTCCTTGTCGGGCTGCTCGTCGGCGCCGCGCTCGGAGTCGGCGGCGCCGTCTTCCAGAGCGTCTCCCGCAACCCCCTCGGGAGCCCCGACGTCCTCGGCTTCGGCCAGGGCTCCGCGGTCGGCGCCCTCATCGTGATCGTGCTCTTCCAGGGCGGACCCTCCGAGGTCGCCGCGGGAGCCGTCGCCGGCGGCATGCTGACCGGCGCGGCCGTCTACCTGCTTGCCTGGAAGCGCGGGGTGCACGGCTACCGCCTCGTCCTCGTCGGCATCGGGGCCGCCGCCATGCTGACCGCCGCGATCCACTACCTGATCACCAAGGCCAACCTCGTCGACGCCACCCGCGCGGTCGTCTGGATGACGGGCTCGCTGGACGGCCGCGACTGGGCCCAGGTCTGGCCGCTGCTCGCCGTCTGCTGCGTCCTGATCCCGCTGGTCCTCGGCCACGGGCGGGCGCTGCGCATGATCGAGATGGGCGACGACGCCGCCCACGCCCTGGGCGTACGGGTGGAACGCACCCGGCTCGTCCTACTGAGCTGCGCGGTGCTGCTCGTCGCCGTCGCGACCGCCGCCGCCGGGCCCATCGTCTTCGTCTCGCTCAGCGCCCCGCAGGTCGCCCGCCGCCTGACCAGGGCGCCGGGCCCCAACCTGGCTGCTGCCGCCGCCACGGGCGCGGCCCTGCTGCTCGTCGCCGACTGGACCGCCATGAACGCCTTCGGGGACCGCCAGCTCCCGGTGGGCGTCGTCACCGGCGTGCTCGGCGGCTGCTACCTGCTGTGGCTCCTCGTGGCCGAGCGCAGGGCGGGACGCATATGA
- a CDS encoding ABC transporter ATP-binding protein — translation MQRLTADSVTLGYDQRVIAENLSVEIPDHSFTVVVGPNACGKSTLLRALSRMLKPTAGDVLLDGRSIHRMPAKQVARTLGLLPQSSMAPDGITVADLVSRGRYPHQGLLRQWSPEDERIVKESMESTGVGELADRYVDELSGGQRQRVWIAMALAQQTPLLLLDEPTTYLDIQHQIDVLDLCAELHETQGRTLVAVLHDLNHAARYATHLIAMRGGAVIAEGAPGDIVTAQLVEEVFGMRCQVIDDPETGTPLVVPAARRKRTGVSV, via the coding sequence ATGCAGCGCCTCACCGCGGACTCGGTGACCCTCGGCTACGACCAGCGGGTCATCGCCGAGAACCTCTCGGTGGAGATCCCCGACCACTCCTTCACGGTGGTCGTCGGCCCCAACGCCTGCGGCAAGTCGACCCTGCTGCGCGCCCTCTCCCGGATGCTGAAGCCGACCGCCGGAGACGTCCTGCTGGACGGGCGGTCCATCCACCGGATGCCCGCGAAGCAGGTCGCCAGGACCCTGGGCCTGCTGCCGCAGTCCTCCATGGCCCCGGACGGCATCACCGTCGCCGACCTCGTCTCGCGCGGCCGCTACCCGCACCAGGGGCTGCTGCGCCAGTGGTCGCCCGAGGACGAGCGGATCGTGAAGGAGTCCATGGAGTCGACCGGCGTCGGCGAGCTCGCCGACCGCTACGTCGACGAACTGTCGGGCGGCCAGCGCCAGCGCGTCTGGATCGCCATGGCCCTCGCCCAGCAGACACCGCTCCTACTGCTGGACGAGCCGACGACGTACCTCGACATCCAGCACCAGATCGACGTGCTCGACCTCTGCGCCGAACTGCACGAGACACAGGGCCGGACGCTGGTCGCCGTGCTCCACGACCTCAATCACGCCGCCCGGTACGCCACGCACCTGATCGCCATGCGCGGGGGCGCGGTCATCGCCGAGGGCGCCCCCGGCGACATCGTCACCGCGCAGCTCGTCGAAGAGGTCTTCGGGATGCGGTGCCAGGTCATCGACGACCCGGAGACGGGAACGCCGCTCGTCGTCCCCGCCGCCCGGAGGAAGCGCACCGGGGTCTCCGTCTGA
- a CDS encoding alkyl sulfatase C-terminal domain-containing protein, giving the protein MATMAECRSALDTLSDNLAGADGDVRGAADLDRSLSCHIRDLDATFTGRLANGRIKVLDTHEGPPREKAEIRLAMTGDDLVAMVGGELNFAKAWASGRVRLEAGFRDLLKLKSLL; this is encoded by the coding sequence ATGGCGACCATGGCGGAGTGCCGAAGCGCACTCGACACACTTTCCGACAATCTGGCGGGGGCCGACGGCGACGTGCGCGGCGCCGCCGACCTCGACCGCTCGCTGAGCTGCCACATCAGGGATCTCGACGCGACGTTCACCGGACGGCTGGCGAACGGCCGGATCAAGGTGCTGGACACGCACGAGGGCCCTCCCCGGGAGAAGGCCGAGATCCGGCTCGCGATGACCGGCGACGACCTGGTGGCCATGGTCGGCGGCGAGCTGAACTTCGCGAAGGCGTGGGCATCGGGCCGGGTGCGGCTGGAAGCGGGCTTCCGTGACCTGCTGAAGCTCAAGTCCCTCCTCTAG
- a CDS encoding TlyA family RNA methyltransferase: MAGVARRRLDAELVRRKLARSREHASQLIAAGRVTVGGNTATKPATQVETSAAVVVVKDDSDPEYVSRGGHKLAGALAAFEPLGLEVEGRRALDAGASTGGFTDVLLRAGAGHVVAVDVGYGQLAWSLQSDERVTVKDRTNVRELTLEQIDGKAVDLVVGDLSFIPLGLVLPALARCSAPDADLVLMVKPQFEVGKERLGSGGVVRSPELRAEAVREVARRAGLLGLGVQGVTASPLPGPSGNVEYFLWLRAGAPELDPADVDRAVAEGPR, encoded by the coding sequence GTGGCAGGAGTGGCACGTCGCCGCCTCGACGCCGAGCTGGTACGCCGCAAGCTCGCCCGCTCGCGTGAGCACGCGAGCCAGCTGATCGCAGCGGGGCGGGTGACCGTCGGCGGGAACACCGCGACCAAGCCCGCGACCCAGGTCGAGACCAGCGCCGCCGTCGTCGTCGTCAAGGACGACAGCGACCCCGAGTACGTCTCGCGCGGCGGGCACAAACTCGCCGGCGCCCTCGCCGCCTTCGAGCCGCTCGGACTCGAGGTCGAGGGGCGCAGGGCGCTGGACGCCGGGGCCTCCACCGGTGGCTTCACCGACGTCCTGCTGCGGGCCGGCGCCGGTCATGTCGTGGCCGTGGACGTCGGCTACGGCCAGCTCGCCTGGTCCCTGCAGTCCGATGAACGCGTCACCGTCAAGGACCGTACGAACGTACGCGAGTTGACGCTGGAACAGATCGACGGGAAGGCGGTGGACCTGGTGGTGGGCGACCTGTCGTTCATCCCGCTCGGCCTGGTGCTGCCCGCGCTCGCGCGCTGTTCCGCACCCGACGCCGATCTGGTGCTCATGGTCAAGCCGCAGTTCGAGGTGGGCAAGGAGCGCCTCGGCAGCGGCGGTGTGGTCCGCAGCCCCGAGCTGCGTGCCGAAGCGGTACGGGAAGTGGCACGCCGAGCCGGTCTGCTGGGCCTCGGCGTCCAGGGGGTGACGGCGAGTCCGCTGCCCGGCCCGTCGGGAAATGTCGAGTACT